One stretch of Lysobacter sp. TY2-98 DNA includes these proteins:
- the secA gene encoding preprotein translocase subunit SecA — MLNSLLTRVFGSRNERLLRQLQRSVDKINALEPQIQKLSDEELKAKTPEFQQRIANGESLDKILPEAFAVCREASVRVLGMRHFDVQLIGGMVLHLGKIAEMRTGEGKTLTATLPVYLNALEGKGVHVVTVNDYLARRDAAQMGKLYGWLGLTTSVVYPGMPHSDKSAAYAADITYATNNEIGFDYLRDNMALSKADRVQRGLNFAIVDEVDSILIDEARTPLIISGPADESPELYIKVNRIVPSFVRQATEEGEGDFWVDEKAKQVHLSEAGQEHAEELLRQAGILGEDDELYDPRHLSVVHHLNAAMRAHSIYQRDVDYIVRDGEVVIVDEFTGRTLPGRRWSDGLHQAVEAKEGVPVQRENQTLASITFQNLFRMYNKLAGMTGTADTEAYEFQSIYGLEVTVIPTNRAMIRKDHPDAVFLNRNGKFRAVINEIKTAHEKKQPVLVGTTSIEVSEMLSKQLTEAGIPHEVLNAKQHEREAHIVAQAGRPAAITIATNMAGRGTDIVLGGSLEAELAALEANGTEVDEVTKQRLKSEWQARHEAVKAAGGLHIIGTERHESRRIDNQLRGRSGRQGDPGSSRFYLSLEDNLMRIFAADWVQRVMARMGLKEDDIIESPLVTKQIANAQRKVEAHNFDIRKNLLEFDDVNNDQRKVIYGQRDELLEAEDIAENIAAIRGDVVAETVERFVPPNSIDEQWDLRGLESTIAEDFGVQLDLDALVKASPELDAEGVLTHVEDAVTKHFSDREQMLGSETARMLEKHIMLNVLDQSWKEHLARMDYLRQGIHLRGYAQKQPKQEYKREAFELFSEMLEKVKREVVTLLARVRIRTEEEIAQEEAAARAQLEAQARQMQFQHADVGGFSADEEAGDVLAASAAAAAAGTIGRNDPCPCGSGKKYKHCHGQLA; from the coding sequence ATGCTCAACAGCCTGCTCACCCGTGTCTTCGGCAGCCGCAACGAACGTCTCCTGCGCCAGTTGCAGCGCTCCGTCGACAAGATCAACGCCCTCGAGCCGCAGATCCAGAAGCTCAGCGACGAGGAGCTGAAGGCGAAGACGCCGGAGTTCCAGCAGCGCATCGCCAACGGCGAATCGCTCGACAAGATCCTTCCCGAAGCCTTCGCGGTCTGCCGCGAGGCCTCGGTGCGCGTGCTCGGCATGCGTCATTTCGACGTGCAGCTGATCGGCGGCATGGTGCTGCACCTGGGCAAGATCGCCGAGATGCGCACCGGCGAAGGCAAGACGCTGACCGCGACGCTGCCGGTCTACCTCAACGCGTTGGAAGGCAAGGGCGTCCACGTCGTCACCGTCAACGACTACCTCGCCCGCCGCGACGCCGCGCAGATGGGCAAGCTCTACGGCTGGCTCGGCCTGACCACCAGCGTCGTCTATCCGGGCATGCCGCATTCGGACAAGAGCGCCGCCTACGCCGCGGACATCACCTACGCGACCAACAACGAGATCGGCTTCGACTACCTGCGCGACAACATGGCGCTGTCGAAGGCCGACCGCGTGCAGCGTGGCCTCAATTTCGCGATCGTCGACGAAGTCGACTCGATCCTGATCGACGAAGCACGCACGCCGCTCATCATTTCCGGCCCGGCCGACGAATCGCCGGAGCTCTACATCAAGGTCAACCGCATCGTCCCGAGCTTCGTCCGTCAGGCGACGGAAGAGGGCGAGGGCGACTTCTGGGTCGACGAGAAGGCCAAGCAGGTGCACCTGTCCGAAGCGGGCCAGGAGCACGCGGAAGAGTTGCTGCGCCAAGCCGGCATCCTCGGCGAGGACGACGAGCTGTACGACCCGCGCCATCTCAGCGTCGTGCACCACCTCAATGCGGCGATGCGCGCGCATTCGATCTATCAGCGTGACGTCGACTACATCGTGCGCGACGGCGAAGTCGTCATCGTCGACGAGTTCACCGGCCGCACGCTGCCGGGTCGTCGCTGGTCCGACGGCCTGCACCAGGCGGTCGAGGCGAAGGAAGGCGTGCCGGTCCAGCGCGAGAACCAGACGCTCGCATCGATCACCTTCCAGAACCTGTTCCGCATGTACAACAAGCTGGCCGGCATGACCGGTACGGCCGATACGGAAGCCTACGAGTTCCAGAGCATCTACGGCCTGGAAGTCACGGTGATCCCGACCAACCGCGCGATGATCCGCAAGGACCATCCGGACGCGGTCTTCCTCAACCGCAACGGCAAGTTCCGTGCGGTGATCAACGAGATCAAGACCGCGCACGAGAAGAAGCAGCCGGTGCTGGTCGGCACGACGTCGATCGAAGTGTCGGAAATGCTCAGCAAGCAGCTGACCGAAGCGGGTATCCCCCACGAAGTGCTCAACGCGAAGCAGCACGAGCGCGAGGCGCACATCGTCGCGCAGGCGGGTCGCCCGGCGGCGATCACGATCGCCACGAACATGGCCGGCCGCGGTACCGACATCGTGCTGGGCGGTTCGCTGGAAGCCGAACTCGCCGCGCTCGAAGCGAACGGCACGGAAGTCGACGAAGTCACGAAGCAGCGTCTGAAGTCGGAATGGCAGGCGCGGCATGAAGCGGTCAAGGCCGCCGGCGGTCTGCACATCATCGGCACCGAACGCCACGAGTCGCGCCGCATCGACAACCAGCTGCGCGGCCGCTCGGGCCGCCAGGGCGACCCCGGTTCGTCGCGCTTCTACCTGTCGCTCGAAGACAACCTGATGCGCATCTTCGCGGCCGACTGGGTGCAGCGCGTCATGGCGCGCATGGGCCTGAAGGAAGACGACATCATCGAGTCGCCGCTGGTCACGAAGCAGATCGCGAATGCGCAGCGGAAGGTCGAGGCGCACAACTTCGACATCCGCAAGAACCTGCTCGAGTTCGACGACGTCAACAACGACCAGCGCAAGGTCATCTACGGCCAGCGTGACGAGCTGCTCGAAGCCGAGGACATCGCCGAGAACATCGCGGCGATCCGTGGCGACGTGGTGGCCGAAACGGTCGAACGCTTCGTGCCGCCGAATTCGATCGACGAGCAGTGGGACCTGCGCGGCCTTGAGTCGACGATCGCCGAGGACTTCGGCGTGCAGCTCGACCTGGACGCGCTGGTGAAGGCGTCGCCGGAACTCGACGCCGAAGGCGTGCTGACGCACGTCGAGGACGCGGTGACCAAGCACTTCAGCGATCGCGAGCAGATGCTGGGCAGCGAGACCGCCCGCATGCTCGAGAAGCACATCATGCTCAACGTGCTCGACCAGAGCTGGAAGGAGCACCTCGCGCGCATGGACTACCTGCGCCAGGGCATCCACCTGCGCGGTTACGCGCAGAAGCAGCCCAAGCAGGAATACAAGCGCGAAGCCTTCGAACTGTTCTCCGAGATGCTGGAGAAGGTGAAGCGTGAAGTCGTGACGCTGCTGGCCCGCGTGCGCATCCGCACCGAGGAAGAGATCGCGCAGGAAGAAGCCGCCGCGCGCGCGCAGCTCGAGGCGCAGGCGCGCCAGATGCAGTTTCAGCACGCCGATGTCGGCGGCTTCAGTGCCGACGAGGAAGCGGGCGACGTGCTCGCGGCCAGCGCCGCCGCCGCGGCCGCCGGCACGATCGGTCGGAATGATCCCTGCCCGTGTGGCAGCGGCAAGAAGTACAAGCACTGCCACGGCCAGCTCGCCTGA
- a CDS encoding Nudix family hydrolase — MAEPRRSIHVVAGVIRDVRGRVLLARRTEGRDLAGLWEFPGGKCEPGETPEQALARELHEELGIDVRVGAPLIRVPQQYPDKALVLDVRIVESWTGTARGREGQALAWVPIDKLVRYDMPPADRPVVAALLQPPLYAVTPALGEEVAPWLDALSRALEAGARRVQLRSPQAPVARWAQAVGAAVALCRAAGAEVLLNGEIARARELGVGVHLRAAQLADIGARPLPADVSVAASCHDAADLAAAERLGCDFAVLGHVAPTPSHPDRLPIGWAGFAALRETASLPIYAIGGVGPSDVEFARAHGAQGVAGIRGFFGPAPLG, encoded by the coding sequence ATGGCTGAGCCGCGGCGATCGATCCACGTCGTCGCTGGCGTGATCCGCGACGTGCGCGGCCGCGTCTTGCTTGCGCGTCGGACCGAAGGCCGCGACCTCGCCGGCCTTTGGGAATTTCCGGGGGGCAAGTGCGAGCCAGGCGAGACGCCGGAACAGGCACTCGCCCGTGAACTGCACGAGGAGCTCGGCATCGATGTGCGCGTCGGCGCGCCACTCATCCGCGTTCCGCAGCAGTACCCCGACAAGGCGCTGGTGCTGGATGTCCGCATCGTCGAGTCGTGGACCGGAACCGCGCGCGGCCGCGAAGGGCAGGCGCTGGCCTGGGTGCCGATCGACAAGCTCGTCCGTTACGACATGCCGCCGGCGGACCGACCTGTCGTCGCCGCACTGCTGCAGCCGCCGCTGTACGCGGTGACGCCAGCGCTGGGCGAGGAGGTCGCGCCATGGCTCGACGCGCTGTCGCGGGCCTTGGAGGCCGGGGCCCGGCGTGTGCAGCTTCGTTCGCCGCAGGCACCGGTCGCCCGATGGGCGCAGGCGGTCGGCGCCGCTGTGGCGCTCTGCCGAGCGGCGGGCGCCGAGGTGCTGCTCAATGGCGAGATCGCGCGCGCGCGTGAGCTGGGCGTCGGCGTGCATCTGCGGGCCGCGCAGCTGGCCGACATCGGGGCTCGCCCGTTACCTGCGGACGTGTCGGTGGCCGCGTCCTGCCACGACGCCGCGGACCTCGCGGCCGCCGAGCGTCTGGGTTGCGACTTCGCGGTGCTCGGCCATGTCGCGCCGACGCCGTCCCATCCCGATCGCCTGCCGATCGGGTGGGCAGGTTTTGCGGCGTTGCGCGAAACCGCATCGCTGCCCATCTACGCGATCGGCGGCGTCGGCCCGTCCGACGTCGAGTTCGCGCGCGCGCACGGTGCCCAAGGCGTGGCCGGCATCCGCGGCTTCTTCGGCCCGGCGCCGCTCGGCTAG
- the coaE gene encoding dephospho-CoA kinase (Dephospho-CoA kinase (CoaE) performs the final step in coenzyme A biosynthesis.), which yields MQPYVIGLTGGVASGKSELTRLFEARGITIVDADIIAREVVAAGSPGLAAVVARFGADVLQADGQLDRAALRRHVFEAPDARAALEAIVHPRVRSAIEQRCREATSPYVIAAIPLLAEGGGRAAYPYLARILVVDAPVDVQRERLIARDGIDAALADRMINAQANRAQRLAIADDVVVNGNEREALGALIEALDARYRRFAGA from the coding sequence ATGCAGCCCTACGTGATCGGCCTGACTGGCGGCGTTGCCTCGGGCAAGTCGGAACTCACCCGCCTGTTCGAGGCCCGCGGCATCACGATCGTCGATGCGGACATCATCGCGCGCGAGGTCGTCGCGGCGGGAAGCCCGGGCCTTGCGGCGGTGGTCGCCCGCTTCGGCGCGGACGTGCTGCAGGCGGACGGCCAGCTGGATCGGGCGGCCCTGCGGCGCCACGTGTTCGAAGCGCCCGATGCCCGCGCCGCGCTGGAAGCCATCGTCCATCCGCGGGTGCGAAGCGCGATCGAGCAGCGATGCCGCGAGGCGACGTCGCCCTACGTGATCGCGGCGATTCCCTTGCTCGCCGAAGGCGGCGGCCGCGCGGCGTATCCGTATCTGGCGAGGATCCTGGTCGTCGATGCCCCGGTCGACGTCCAGCGCGAACGCCTCATCGCACGCGACGGCATCGACGCCGCGTTGGCCGATCGAATGATCAACGCACAGGCCAATCGCGCGCAGCGGCTGGCGATCGCGGACGACGTGGTGGTCAATGGGAACGAGCGCGAGGCGCTCGGGGCCCTCATCGAGGCGCTCGATGCGCGCTATCGGCGATTCGCGGGCGCGTAG
- a CDS encoding A24 family peptidase has product MAFLDQNPQLGYPLVAGFGLLVGSFLNVVILRLPARLEWTWKRDSREVLGLDEVYDPSPPGIVVERSHCPHCKHVLSWYENIPLFSWLALRGRCRYCKAPISAQYPLVELLTMLLFVACVARFGFGWQGFGAMVFTGFLISMSGIDLRTQLLPDSLTLPLMWLGLIAASDHLYIAAKPALIGAAVGYASLWSVWWLFKQLTGKEGMGHGDFKLLAAIGAWCGLRGVLPTILISSLVGAIVGSIWLAVKGRDRATPIPFGPYLAVAGWIVFFWGEALVDGYLRFAHLR; this is encoded by the coding sequence GTGGCGTTCCTCGATCAGAATCCACAACTCGGCTATCCGCTCGTAGCAGGCTTCGGCCTGCTCGTCGGCAGTTTTCTCAACGTGGTGATCCTCCGGTTGCCGGCGCGGCTGGAGTGGACATGGAAGCGCGACTCGCGCGAGGTACTCGGGCTCGACGAGGTCTACGACCCGTCGCCTCCCGGCATCGTCGTCGAGCGCTCGCACTGTCCGCATTGCAAACACGTGCTGAGCTGGTACGAGAACATCCCGCTCTTCAGCTGGCTGGCGTTACGTGGGCGGTGCCGTTACTGCAAGGCGCCCATCTCGGCGCAGTACCCGCTGGTCGAACTCCTAACGATGCTGCTGTTCGTCGCGTGCGTTGCACGCTTCGGCTTCGGCTGGCAGGGCTTCGGCGCGATGGTGTTCACCGGCTTCCTGATCTCGATGTCCGGCATCGACCTGCGCACGCAGCTTCTGCCGGACTCGCTGACCCTGCCCCTGATGTGGCTGGGCCTGATCGCGGCGTCGGACCACCTCTACATCGCCGCCAAACCGGCGTTGATCGGCGCGGCGGTGGGTTACGCGAGCCTGTGGTCGGTGTGGTGGCTGTTCAAGCAGCTCACCGGCAAGGAAGGCATGGGCCATGGCGATTTCAAGCTGCTGGCCGCGATCGGGGCCTGGTGCGGGCTGCGCGGCGTGCTGCCGACGATCCTGATCTCGTCGCTGGTAGGCGCGATCGTGGGATCGATCTGGCTGGCGGTGAAGGGACGCGATCGCGCGACACCGATCCCGTTCGGTCCCTACCTGGCCGTCGCCGGCTGGATCGTCTTCTTCTGGGGCGAGGCGCTGGTCGACGGCTACCTGCGGTTTGCCCACCTGCGCTGA
- a CDS encoding type II secretion system F family protein: MSASRSTAKTTARAGDGMQTFTWVGKDKRGVVMKGETPAKNINLVKAELRRQGITPQTVKPKGKPLFGAAGSAIKARDIAIFSRQIATMMKSGVPIVGALEIIANGNKNPRIQKLVNTIRADIQGGQSFSEALGKHPVYFDELYQNLVRAGESAGVLETVLDTVATYKENLEALKSKIKKAMFYPIMVVAVALLVSAILLVFVVPQFEDVFKSFGADLPAFTQMVVNLSRFMVAWWWLMLVGAIGAVVAFIAAKKRSVAFQHFLDRLILKVPVIGQIMHNSAIARFSRTLGVTFRAGVPLVEAMDTVAGATGNIVYEQAVLRMRDDVAVGYPVNVAMKQTNLFPHMVIQMTAIGEEAGALDTMLFKVAEFYEQEVNNAVDALSSLLEPMIMVFLGVVVGGMVVAMYLPIFKLASVVG, from the coding sequence ATGTCCGCGAGCCGCTCGACAGCCAAGACCACCGCCCGCGCCGGTGACGGAATGCAGACCTTCACCTGGGTCGGCAAGGACAAGCGTGGCGTGGTGATGAAGGGCGAGACGCCCGCGAAGAACATCAACCTCGTCAAGGCGGAGCTGCGTCGCCAGGGCATCACTCCGCAGACGGTGAAGCCGAAGGGAAAACCCCTGTTCGGCGCCGCCGGCAGTGCGATCAAGGCACGTGACATTGCGATCTTCAGTCGTCAGATCGCGACCATGATGAAGTCGGGCGTTCCGATCGTTGGCGCACTGGAAATCATCGCGAACGGCAACAAGAACCCGCGAATTCAGAAGCTGGTCAACACGATCCGCGCCGACATCCAGGGCGGCCAGTCATTCTCGGAGGCGTTGGGCAAGCATCCGGTCTATTTCGATGAGCTTTACCAGAATCTTGTGCGCGCCGGCGAATCGGCAGGCGTACTCGAGACGGTGCTCGACACCGTTGCGACGTACAAGGAAAACCTTGAAGCGCTTAAGAGCAAGATCAAGAAGGCCATGTTCTATCCGATCATGGTCGTTGCCGTGGCCCTTCTCGTCAGCGCGATTTTGCTGGTATTCGTCGTTCCCCAATTCGAAGACGTATTCAAGAGTTTCGGTGCGGATCTACCTGCATTCACTCAGATGGTCGTGAACCTGAGTCGATTCATGGTGGCGTGGTGGTGGTTGATGCTGGTCGGTGCCATCGGTGCGGTGGTCGCGTTCATCGCAGCCAAGAAGCGGTCGGTGGCCTTCCAACACTTCCTCGATCGCCTGATCTTGAAGGTGCCGGTCATCGGCCAGATCATGCACAACTCGGCGATTGCGCGTTTCTCGCGCACGCTCGGCGTCACCTTCCGCGCGGGCGTCCCGCTTGTCGAGGCAATGGATACCGTGGCGGGCGCCACGGGCAACATCGTCTACGAACAAGCGGTGCTGCGCATGCGTGACGACGTCGCCGTCGGCTATCCAGTCAATGTCGCGATGAAGCAGACGAATCTGTTTCCACACATGGTCATCCAGATGACCGCGATCGGCGAAGAGGCTGGCGCGCTCGATACGATGCTGTTCAAGGTCGCGGAGTTCTATGAGCAGGAGGTCAACAATGCGGTCGACGCGCTGTCGAGCCTGCTGGAACCGATGATCATGGTGTTCCTCGGCGTCGTGGTCGGTGGCATGGTGGTCGCGATGTACCTGCCGATCTTCAAGCTGGCCTCGGTCGTCGGCTGA
- the pilB gene encoding type IV-A pilus assembly ATPase PilB, producing the protein MGITGIARRLVLDGALDESVAREAMAAATAEKKPLATYLSDRRLVSAASMAAANSVEFGVPLLDANAFDPGQSAIKLVNEELLRKHGVLPLFKRGNRLFVGVTDPTNSHALDEIKFQTNLAVEAILVDADTITRCLDRWAETSDSLSEGGDDDEGLENLEVGKDDDLGASGDSGVDAKGDDTPVVRFVNKVLVDAIRRGASDIHFEPYETDYRVRMRIDGILKQAAKAPQKLGTRIAARLKVMAQLDIAEKRVPQDGRIKLNLSKTKQIDFRASTLPTLFGEKVVLRILDGSAAKLGIDKLGYEDDQRDLFLSAIAKPYGMVLVTGPTGSGKTVSLYTALNILNDETRNISTVEDPVEIRVPGINQVQQNQKRGMTFAAALRSFLRQDPDVIMVGEIRDLETAEIAVKAAQTGHMVLSTLHTNDAPQTVSRLMNMGIAPFNIISSVSLVIAQRLARRLHDCKRPSQLPEHALIAEGFTPEEIATGFTVYEAVGCPDCTEGYKGRTGIYQVMPMTEEIQAIILEGGNAMQIAAAAQRSGIRDLRQSALLKVRNGVTSLAEINRVTKD; encoded by the coding sequence GTGGGCATCACGGGCATTGCCCGTCGTCTGGTTCTCGACGGCGCGCTCGACGAGAGCGTCGCCCGCGAGGCCATGGCCGCTGCGACCGCCGAAAAGAAGCCGCTCGCGACCTATCTGTCGGATCGCCGGCTCGTTTCGGCCGCGAGCATGGCCGCCGCCAACTCCGTCGAGTTCGGCGTTCCTCTGCTGGATGCGAACGCGTTCGACCCCGGCCAGTCGGCGATCAAGCTGGTCAACGAAGAGCTGTTGCGCAAACACGGCGTCCTGCCGCTGTTCAAACGCGGCAATCGGTTATTCGTGGGCGTTACCGATCCGACGAATTCGCACGCGCTCGATGAAATCAAATTCCAGACCAATCTCGCAGTCGAAGCGATTCTGGTCGACGCGGACACCATCACGAGGTGCCTTGATCGGTGGGCTGAGACGTCGGATAGCCTGAGTGAGGGCGGCGACGACGACGAAGGCCTGGAAAACCTGGAAGTCGGCAAGGACGACGATCTTGGCGCGAGTGGCGACTCCGGCGTCGACGCCAAGGGTGACGACACGCCGGTGGTGCGCTTCGTGAACAAGGTGCTGGTCGATGCGATCCGTCGCGGCGCGTCGGACATCCATTTCGAGCCGTACGAGACGGACTACCGCGTGCGCATGCGCATTGACGGCATCCTCAAGCAGGCCGCGAAGGCGCCGCAGAAGCTCGGTACGCGTATCGCCGCGCGCCTGAAGGTGATGGCGCAGCTGGACATCGCCGAGAAGCGGGTTCCCCAGGACGGCCGCATCAAGCTCAACCTGTCCAAGACCAAGCAGATCGACTTCCGCGCCAGCACCCTGCCAACCCTGTTCGGCGAGAAAGTGGTGCTCCGTATCCTCGACGGCAGCGCGGCGAAGCTCGGTATCGACAAGCTCGGCTACGAGGACGACCAGCGCGACCTGTTCCTGTCGGCGATCGCCAAGCCGTACGGGATGGTCCTCGTGACCGGCCCGACCGGCTCGGGTAAGACGGTGTCTCTCTATACGGCGCTGAATATCCTCAACGACGAGACGCGCAACATCTCAACGGTCGAGGACCCGGTCGAAATCCGCGTGCCGGGCATCAACCAGGTGCAGCAGAACCAGAAGCGCGGCATGACCTTCGCGGCCGCGTTGCGCAGCTTCCTGCGCCAGGACCCGGACGTGATCATGGTCGGCGAAATCCGCGACCTCGAAACCGCCGAGATCGCCGTCAAGGCAGCGCAGACCGGCCACATGGTGCTGTCGACGCTGCATACGAACGACGCGCCGCAGACCGTGTCGCGCCTGATGAACATGGGCATCGCGCCCTTCAACATCATCTCCTCGGTGTCGCTGGTCATCGCCCAACGCCTCGCCCGGCGCCTGCATGACTGCAAGCGGCCCTCGCAGCTGCCTGAGCACGCGCTCATCGCCGAAGGGTTCACGCCCGAAGAAATCGCGACGGGCTTCACGGTGTACGAAGCTGTCGGTTGCCCCGACTGCACGGAAGGTTACAAGGGGCGGACGGGCATCTATCAGGTCATGCCGATGACCGAAGAGATTCAGGCGATCATCCTCGAGGGCGGCAACGCCATGCAGATCGCGGCTGCAGCGCAGCGCTCCGGGATCCGGGACCTGCGCCAGTCGGCCCTGCTGAAGGTCCGGAACGGCGTCACCAGCCTTGCCGAAATCAACCGCGTCACAAAGGATTAA
- a CDS encoding glycosyltransferase family 2 protein — MRVSVVLPAKNEEQGLARTLPGLRALWPDAELIVSDDGSTDRTAVIAAEHGARVVRAPYSMGNGAAIKRGARAATGEVIVFMDADGQHDGVHLEALLAKLSDGYDMVVGARNATGQASRGRGLANGLYNRLASWMTGHRILDLTSGFRAVRADRFREFLHLLPNGFSYPTTCTMAFFRSGYPVAYVPVPVARRVGRSHIRPLRDGVRFLLIIFKIATLYSPLKLFAPVSVAFGSVGLAYYAYTFSTQHRFTNMSALLFSAAVIVFLIGLVSEQITSLTYRRDG; from the coding sequence ATGCGCGTTTCTGTCGTTCTGCCAGCAAAAAACGAGGAACAGGGCTTGGCCCGCACCCTGCCGGGCCTGCGCGCGCTATGGCCGGATGCAGAACTTATCGTGTCCGATGACGGGTCGACCGACCGGACCGCAGTCATCGCCGCGGAACACGGCGCTCGTGTCGTCCGTGCGCCCTACTCAATGGGCAACGGCGCCGCAATAAAGCGCGGTGCCCGTGCCGCGACGGGCGAGGTCATCGTATTCATGGATGCCGACGGCCAGCACGACGGCGTCCATCTTGAGGCACTGCTCGCCAAGCTCAGCGACGGTTACGACATGGTGGTCGGGGCTCGGAATGCGACCGGGCAAGCCAGCCGGGGTCGAGGCCTGGCGAACGGTCTGTATAACAGGCTGGCCAGCTGGATGACCGGCCACCGTATCCTCGATCTCACCTCGGGATTCCGTGCGGTGCGCGCCGATCGCTTTCGCGAGTTCCTGCACCTGCTCCCTAACGGCTTCTCCTATCCGACGACCTGCACGATGGCCTTTTTCCGCAGCGGATATCCAGTGGCGTACGTGCCTGTCCCGGTAGCGCGACGGGTCGGCCGAAGCCACATTCGACCGCTGCGCGATGGCGTGCGCTTCCTGCTGATCATTTTCAAGATCGCGACGCTCTACTCGCCGTTGAAGCTGTTCGCACCGGTGTCCGTGGCGTTCGGAAGCGTGGGGCTTGCGTATTACGCCTATACGTTCAGCACGCAACATCGCTTTACGAATATGAGCGCCCTCCTGTTCAGTGCTGCGGTCATCGTGTTCCTTATTGGACTCGTGTCGGAGCAGATTACGAGCCTCACCTACCGGCGCGACGGCTAG
- a CDS encoding glycosyltransferase family 4 protein, with protein MEKLNLRMVRGLAEWADVEVVGPSGAESLLAPLPVCEVAPAPLRAFVPAAAVSAIATARRVRPQLVVAGSGLTAPMVWMAARAVGARSAAYVHGLDLIAPHVIYRSLWIPAIRAMDVVVANSRNTASIAMANGVQAARLSVVNPGTDLASPRPGGRERFRSQYGFGDAPVLLSVGRLTARKGLLEFVTNALPAIAGARPDVVLAVIGNEAPDALHRVGGGSAALLEAASRAGVASAVRLLGPCSDDALDDAYAGADLHVFPVRAVKNDVEGFGMVAIEAAAHGLATVAFDVGGVGDAITPDTGALLPPEDYPQMIAVVLRHLEGRHDRERCRSSAVAFAWSRFDNEIRQILEPQCGL; from the coding sequence ATGGAGAAACTCAATCTCCGCATGGTCCGCGGACTGGCCGAGTGGGCCGACGTCGAGGTGGTAGGCCCCTCGGGTGCAGAGTCGTTGCTCGCGCCACTGCCGGTCTGTGAAGTCGCGCCGGCGCCGCTCCGCGCGTTCGTGCCGGCGGCAGCGGTTTCGGCGATCGCTACGGCGCGGCGCGTACGGCCGCAGCTCGTCGTTGCCGGCAGCGGCCTGACCGCACCGATGGTTTGGATGGCGGCCCGCGCCGTAGGCGCCCGAAGCGCAGCCTACGTACACGGCCTCGATTTGATCGCACCTCACGTTATCTACCGATCGCTATGGATTCCTGCGATCCGGGCGATGGACGTCGTGGTTGCCAATAGTCGGAATACGGCCAGCATCGCAATGGCGAACGGCGTGCAGGCCGCACGGTTGAGCGTGGTGAATCCGGGCACCGATCTCGCTTCGCCGCGACCCGGCGGACGGGAACGCTTCCGTTCCCAGTACGGTTTTGGTGATGCGCCCGTGCTGCTATCCGTCGGCCGCCTGACCGCACGCAAGGGCCTGTTGGAATTCGTCACGAACGCGTTGCCCGCGATCGCAGGCGCGCGGCCCGATGTTGTGTTGGCCGTGATCGGCAACGAAGCACCGGACGCGCTGCACCGCGTTGGCGGGGGAAGCGCGGCACTGCTGGAGGCCGCGTCTCGCGCCGGCGTTGCATCCGCTGTGCGACTGCTGGGCCCGTGCAGTGACGACGCTCTCGACGACGCTTATGCCGGTGCTGACCTTCACGTCTTTCCGGTACGTGCCGTCAAGAACGACGTCGAGGGATTCGGTATGGTCGCAATCGAGGCCGCAGCGCACGGCCTAGCGACCGTCGCGTTTGACGTCGGCGGTGTTGGCGATGCGATCACGCCTGACACCGGGGCACTTCTCCCGCCAGAGGACTACCCGCAGATGATTGCCGTGGTCCTGCGACATCTCGAGGGCCGCCACGACCGTGAGCGTTGCCGCAGCTCGGCCGTGGCCTTTGCATGGTCGCGCTTCGACAACGAGATTCGTCAGATTCTCGAACCCCAATGCGGACTTTGA